Proteins encoded by one window of Martelella endophytica:
- a CDS encoding FGGY-family carbohydrate kinase: protein MNVAVIDIGKTNAKVILYDLEAAAEKDVRSTRNAVTGSDPYPHFEVDDLFAFILGALAELHKAYGVDAISVTTHGATATLLKKDGSLALPVLDYEHDGPDETREAYESVRPPFAITGSPHLAVGLNIGAQLFWQKTRFPEAFSDIATVLPYPQYWGFRLTGRLASEVTSWGCHSDLWSPRAKTFSPLVEALGLEGKMAPLVRADEELGAILPEIAEKTGLSSDTPVYAGIHDSNASLLPHLWSRKSPFAVVSTGTWVVVMAVGGHPPMLDETRDTLINVNAFGDPVPSARFMGGRVFEVAAPKGDVAVTDEDRTAMLKRGVMLMPSVLGDTGPFQGIIGGWTIDEAKLTPGMRLLGVCWYLALMTGVCLELTGASGPVIVEGPFSENRDFLAMLAAATGRPVEKSPGSGTSTGTAGLVTGGPKLKAFAPHPEPLHDLDALNRYAEAWRENLPAV, encoded by the coding sequence ATGAATGTCGCCGTCATCGATATCGGAAAGACCAACGCCAAGGTCATTCTCTATGATCTTGAAGCGGCAGCGGAAAAGGATGTCCGCTCGACACGCAATGCGGTAACCGGCAGCGATCCCTATCCGCATTTCGAGGTCGACGACCTGTTCGCCTTCATTCTGGGCGCCCTTGCGGAGCTGCACAAGGCGTACGGCGTCGATGCCATCTCGGTCACCACCCACGGGGCGACAGCGACGCTTCTGAAAAAGGATGGGAGCCTGGCGCTTCCGGTGCTCGACTACGAGCATGACGGACCGGATGAGACCCGCGAAGCCTATGAGAGCGTGCGTCCGCCCTTTGCCATCACCGGCTCGCCGCATCTGGCCGTCGGGCTCAATATCGGCGCCCAGCTTTTCTGGCAGAAGACACGGTTTCCTGAAGCTTTTTCCGACATTGCCACTGTATTGCCCTATCCGCAGTACTGGGGCTTTCGCCTTACGGGCAGACTTGCGAGCGAAGTGACGAGCTGGGGGTGCCACTCCGATCTCTGGTCGCCGCGCGCGAAGACGTTTTCGCCGCTGGTGGAGGCCCTCGGGCTTGAGGGGAAGATGGCGCCGCTGGTGCGCGCGGATGAGGAGCTCGGAGCCATCCTGCCGGAGATTGCAGAGAAAACTGGGCTTTCGTCGGATACACCGGTCTATGCCGGCATTCACGATTCCAACGCCTCGCTGCTGCCGCATCTCTGGTCGCGCAAAAGCCCGTTCGCCGTGGTCTCGACTGGCACGTGGGTGGTGGTGATGGCTGTCGGCGGCCATCCGCCGATGCTGGACGAGACCCGCGACACGCTGATCAACGTCAACGCCTTCGGCGATCCGGTGCCGTCTGCCCGGTTCATGGGCGGTCGCGTCTTCGAGGTCGCGGCGCCGAAGGGCGATGTCGCGGTCACCGATGAGGATCGCACTGCGATGCTGAAACGCGGCGTCATGCTGATGCCCTCCGTGCTCGGCGATACCGGTCCTTTCCAGGGCATCATTGGCGGCTGGACGATTGACGAGGCGAAGCTCACCCCCGGCATGCGGCTTCTCGGCGTGTGCTGGTATCTGGCGCTGATGACCGGCGTCTGCCTCGAGCTGACCGGCGCTTCCGGCCCGGTCATCGTCGAGGGACCGTTTTCCGAGAACCGCGATTTCCTCGCCATGCTCGCCGCCGCCACCGGCCGCCCTGTCGAAAAGAGCCCGGGTAGCGGCACGTCGACAGGCACGGCGGGCCTCGTCACCGGCGGCCCGAAGCTGAAAGCCTTCGCGCCGCATCCGGAGCCGCTGCACGATCTCGATGCGCTCAACCGCTACGCCGAAGCCTGGCGCGAGAACCTGCCGGCCGTGTGA
- a CDS encoding bifunctional rhamnulose-1-phosphate aldolase/short-chain dehydrogenase has protein sequence MLNENRAGRLDNLWDDGKAAGMSEPELLLYRSNLLGSDKRITNYGGGNTSAKVMEKDPLTGDEVEVLWVKGSGGDVGTIKMDGFATLYMDKLNALRGLYRGLEHEDEMVGYLPHCTFNLNNRAASIDTPLHAYVPKKHVDHMHPDAIIAIAASSDSKALTQEIFGGEIGWLPWKRPGYELGLWLGKYCEENPGSRGVILESHGLFTWGDTAKESYETTLEIINKAMAWLDAKIDGEVFGGVRVKTLPAEERRAIAEKLMPKIRGMISETEGKLGHFDDQPAVLEFVGSNRLEELAALGTSCPDHFLRTKIRPLVVNFDPENPDIDKTVEGLPDAIAAYRDDYAAYYERCKHDNSPGMRDSNAVIYLVPGVGMISFAKDKATARISAEFYVNAINVMRGASSVSTYQGLSEQEAFDIEYWLLEEAKLQRMPKPKPLAGKIALVTGGAGGIGKATAFRLASEGACVVLADIDDAALETAKGELSKAFSKDIVRGVHLNVTSENEVAKGFSDAVVEFGGLDILVSNAGLASSAPIEETTLDLWDKNIAILATGYFLVSREAFRLFRYQNAGGNVVFVSSKNGLAASPGASAYCTAKAAEIHLARCLALEGAAAQIRVNTVNPDAVLRGSKIWTGEWKEQRAAAYKMSTDELEAHYRERSMLKRSVFPEDIAEAIYFLASDMSAKSTGNIINVDAGNAVSFPR, from the coding sequence ATGCTCAATGAAAACCGGGCCGGCCGGCTCGATAACCTATGGGATGACGGCAAGGCGGCCGGGATGAGCGAGCCGGAACTGCTGCTCTACCGCTCCAACCTGCTCGGCTCCGACAAGCGCATCACCAATTATGGCGGCGGCAACACCTCTGCCAAGGTGATGGAAAAGGATCCGCTCACGGGTGACGAGGTCGAGGTGCTCTGGGTCAAGGGCTCCGGCGGCGATGTCGGCACCATCAAGATGGATGGCTTCGCCACGCTCTACATGGACAAGCTCAACGCGCTGAGGGGCCTGTACCGCGGGCTTGAGCATGAGGACGAGATGGTGGGCTACCTCCCCCACTGCACCTTCAACCTGAACAATCGCGCCGCCTCCATCGACACGCCGCTCCATGCCTATGTGCCGAAGAAACATGTCGACCACATGCATCCCGACGCGATCATCGCCATTGCCGCCTCGTCCGATTCCAAGGCGCTGACGCAGGAAATCTTCGGCGGAGAGATCGGCTGGCTGCCCTGGAAACGTCCGGGTTATGAACTGGGTCTCTGGCTCGGCAAATATTGCGAGGAAAATCCGGGCTCGCGCGGCGTGATCCTCGAAAGCCACGGGCTTTTCACCTGGGGCGATACGGCGAAGGAAAGCTACGAGACCACGCTGGAGATCATCAACAAGGCGATGGCCTGGCTTGATGCCAAAATCGATGGCGAGGTCTTCGGTGGCGTGAGGGTGAAAACGTTGCCGGCAGAAGAGCGCCGCGCGATCGCCGAAAAGCTGATGCCGAAGATCCGTGGCATGATTTCGGAAACGGAAGGCAAGCTCGGCCATTTCGACGATCAGCCGGCCGTGCTCGAATTCGTCGGCTCCAATCGTCTGGAAGAGCTGGCCGCACTCGGCACCTCCTGCCCGGACCATTTTCTCCGCACCAAGATCCGTCCGCTCGTGGTCAATTTCGACCCGGAAAATCCGGACATCGACAAGACGGTCGAGGGCCTGCCTGACGCAATCGCCGCCTACCGCGACGACTACGCCGCCTATTACGAGCGCTGCAAGCACGACAATTCGCCGGGCATGCGCGACTCCAACGCCGTCATCTATCTCGTTCCCGGCGTCGGCATGATCTCGTTTGCCAAGGACAAGGCGACCGCCCGCATCTCGGCGGAGTTCTACGTCAACGCCATCAATGTCATGCGTGGCGCATCGTCTGTCTCGACCTATCAGGGCCTTTCGGAGCAGGAGGCCTTCGATATCGAATACTGGCTTCTGGAAGAGGCGAAGCTGCAGCGCATGCCCAAGCCGAAGCCGCTTGCCGGCAAGATCGCGCTTGTGACCGGCGGTGCCGGCGGCATCGGCAAGGCGACTGCCTTCCGACTTGCCAGCGAAGGCGCCTGCGTGGTGCTGGCCGATATCGACGACGCAGCGCTGGAAACGGCGAAGGGCGAGCTTTCCAAGGCCTTCAGCAAGGACATCGTCCGCGGCGTGCACCTGAACGTCACCAGCGAGAACGAGGTGGCAAAGGGCTTTTCCGATGCGGTGGTCGAATTCGGCGGGCTCGATATTCTGGTCTCCAATGCAGGCCTCGCCTCCTCGGCGCCGATCGAGGAAACGACGCTCGATCTCTGGGACAAGAATATCGCCATTCTGGCGACCGGCTACTTCCTCGTTTCGCGCGAGGCCTTCCGGCTGTTCCGCTACCAGAATGCCGGCGGCAACGTCGTCTTCGTCTCGTCCAAGAACGGTCTCGCCGCCTCCCCTGGCGCGTCCGCCTATTGCACCGCAAAGGCCGCCGAAATCCATCTGGCCCGCTGCCTGGCGCTGGAAGGAGCCGCCGCACAGATCCGGGTCAACACCGTCAATCCGGATGCCGTGCTGCGCGGCTCGAAGATCTGGACCGGCGAGTGGAAGGAACAGCGCGCCGCCGCCTACAAGATGTCGACGGATGAACTGGAAGCGCACTACCGCGAGCGCTCGATGCTGAAGCGTTCGGTATTCCCGGAAGATATCGCCGAAGCCATCTACTTCCTCGCCTCCGACATGTCGGCGAAGTCGACGGGGAATATCATCAACGTGGATGCAGGCAACGCGGTGTCGTTTCCGCGTTAG
- the rhaS gene encoding rhamnose ABC transporter substrate-binding protein: MSILKKVLVGALISTALIAQGANAADKKIALVVKALGIGFFEAAADGAEEAAKEIGDVELIYTGPTDTTAEGQIEVINALIAQKVDAIAISANDPDAVVPALKKAMDRGIKVISWDSGVAPEGRMVHLNPSSNPLIGNMIIKLAADNLPDGGKVAVLSASATATNQNIWIEEMNKVKDNYPGIEVVTTVYGDDIFDKSYRETQGLIQTYPDLKAIIAPTSVGVVAAAQAVTDEGKIGEINVTGLGLPSEMAAYVDNGASKSFAIWNPIDLGYAAVMLSNDLIDGAEAKPGATLSMGRLGELTLDDDNAGAMADPFVYDKSNIDKFKDIF; the protein is encoded by the coding sequence ATGAGCATTTTGAAGAAAGTACTCGTCGGGGCGCTGATCTCGACCGCGCTGATTGCGCAAGGCGCCAATGCCGCCGACAAGAAGATTGCGCTTGTCGTCAAGGCGCTGGGTATCGGCTTTTTCGAGGCCGCTGCGGATGGTGCTGAGGAAGCCGCCAAGGAGATCGGCGATGTCGAGCTGATCTATACCGGGCCGACCGATACGACCGCAGAAGGCCAGATCGAGGTCATCAACGCGCTGATCGCCCAGAAGGTCGATGCCATCGCGATTTCGGCCAATGATCCGGATGCCGTCGTGCCGGCGCTGAAGAAGGCGATGGACCGCGGTATCAAGGTTATCTCGTGGGATTCCGGCGTGGCCCCTGAGGGGCGAATGGTTCACCTCAACCCGTCTTCCAACCCGCTGATCGGCAACATGATCATCAAGCTTGCCGCCGACAACCTGCCGGATGGCGGCAAGGTCGCGGTGCTGTCGGCTTCGGCGACGGCCACGAACCAGAACATCTGGATCGAGGAGATGAACAAGGTCAAGGACAACTATCCGGGCATCGAAGTGGTCACCACCGTCTATGGCGACGACATCTTCGACAAGTCCTATCGTGAGACGCAGGGCCTGATCCAGACCTATCCGGACCTGAAGGCGATCATCGCGCCGACCTCCGTCGGCGTCGTCGCGGCCGCGCAGGCGGTGACGGACGAGGGCAAGATCGGCGAGATCAATGTGACCGGCCTCGGCCTGCCCTCCGAAATGGCGGCCTATGTCGACAACGGCGCATCGAAATCCTTCGCCATCTGGAACCCGATCGACCTCGGCTATGCCGCCGTCATGCTGTCGAACGACCTGATCGACGGTGCCGAAGCCAAGCCCGGCGCGACGCTCTCCATGGGGCGCCTCGGCGAGTTGACGCTCGACGACGACAATGCCGGCGCCATGGCCGATCCCTTCGTCTACGACAAGTCGAACATCGACAAGTTCAAGGACATTTTCTGA
- a CDS encoding ABC transporter permease — MSMTETRHVPDRLHSRGHRALRSWESLLLVVAVAIFIANSFASPYFLDAWNLSDATFNFTEKALIAFAMALVIISGEIDLSVASIIALASTAMGYALQYGAGTPELVAIGLGVGLLCGAFNGLLITGLGLPSIVVTIGTMSLFRGLSYVVLGDKAFTGYPPGFAYFGQGYVFWVISFELVLFVVTAILFGILLHLTSFGRMVYAVGNNATAARFSGIRVGRVKFLLFLMTGVMSGLAAICLTSRLGSTRPSIAFGWELEVVTMAVLGGINILGGSGTIPGVVLAAIIMGLVTFGFGLMNVPGIVMSIFIGLLLIGVIALPVLYTRLARRMKKSETA; from the coding sequence ATGAGCATGACTGAGACCCGTCACGTTCCCGACAGGCTGCACAGCCGTGGTCATCGCGCCCTTCGAAGCTGGGAAAGCCTGCTGCTCGTCGTCGCCGTTGCGATCTTCATCGCCAACAGCTTCGCCTCGCCCTATTTCCTCGATGCCTGGAACCTGTCGGACGCGACCTTCAACTTCACCGAAAAGGCGCTGATCGCCTTTGCCATGGCGCTGGTCATCATCTCCGGCGAAATCGACCTTTCCGTCGCCTCGATCATCGCGCTTGCCTCCACCGCGATGGGTTACGCGCTGCAATATGGCGCCGGCACACCGGAACTGGTGGCGATCGGCCTTGGCGTCGGCCTTCTTTGCGGCGCCTTCAACGGGCTTTTGATCACCGGCCTCGGCCTCCCCTCCATCGTCGTCACCATCGGTACGATGAGCCTGTTTCGCGGGCTTTCCTATGTGGTTCTCGGGGACAAGGCGTTTACCGGCTATCCGCCAGGCTTTGCCTATTTCGGCCAGGGCTATGTGTTTTGGGTGATCTCCTTCGAACTGGTGCTGTTCGTGGTCACGGCCATCCTGTTCGGCATTCTTCTGCATCTCACGAGCTTCGGCCGCATGGTCTATGCCGTCGGCAACAATGCCACCGCCGCGCGCTTTTCCGGCATCCGCGTCGGCCGGGTGAAATTCCTGCTGTTCCTGATGACCGGCGTGATGTCCGGACTTGCCGCCATCTGCCTGACCTCGCGGCTCGGCTCGACGCGGCCGTCGATCGCCTTCGGCTGGGAGCTGGAAGTGGTCACCATGGCCGTACTCGGCGGCATCAACATTCTTGGCGGGTCCGGCACCATTCCCGGCGTCGTTCTCGCCGCGATCATCATGGGGCTTGTGACTTTCGGCTTCGGGCTGATGAATGTTCCGGGTATCGTGATGTCGATCTTCATCGGCCTGCTGCTGATTGGCGTCATCGCGCTGCCGGTGCTTTATACCCGCCTCGCACGGCGCATGAAAAAGAGTGAAACCGCATGA
- a CDS encoding sugar ABC transporter ATP-binding protein, translating to MPDTDKNAAIALDGITKTFPGVRALSDVSLRLYPGEVTALVGENGAGKSTLVKILTGIYQPDSGEITMDGELVTFPTADAASEHGVTAIHQETVLFDALTVAENIFIGHAPKNRLGLIDWKKIRAEARDILDSIGARIDPRHRLSDLGIANRHMVAVARALSVDASVVIMDEPTAALSQKEIEELYELVEKLKRDGKAILFISHKFDEIFRIADRYTVFRDGEMVGEGKIAETDENTLVELMVGRPVDQVFPKQEVEIGGPVLTVAGYRHPTEFEDINFTLRKGEILGFYGLVGAGRSEFMQSLFGITKPSAGAVRIDDEIAVIRSPSEAVRQGIVYVPEERGTQGTITAMPIFANVTLPSLTKTSKSGFIRLAEEFALAREFTERLDLRAASLDQPVGNLSGGNQQKVVIAKWLATEPKVIILDEPTKGIDIGSKSAVHAFMSELAGRGLSIIMVSSEIPEILGMSDRVIVMREGRMAAEFSREEMTAERLVRAAAGIGEAA from the coding sequence ATGCCCGATACCGATAAAAACGCCGCCATCGCGCTGGACGGCATCACCAAGACCTTTCCCGGCGTGCGCGCGCTGTCGGATGTCTCGCTCCGCCTCTATCCGGGCGAGGTAACGGCGCTTGTCGGCGAGAATGGTGCCGGCAAGTCGACACTGGTGAAGATTCTGACGGGCATCTACCAGCCGGATTCCGGCGAAATCACCATGGACGGTGAGCTCGTCACCTTCCCGACGGCCGATGCCGCAAGTGAACACGGCGTCACCGCCATCCACCAGGAAACCGTGCTGTTCGATGCGCTGACGGTGGCCGAGAACATCTTCATCGGCCATGCGCCGAAGAACCGGCTCGGTCTCATCGACTGGAAGAAAATCCGCGCCGAGGCCCGCGATATCCTCGACAGCATCGGCGCGCGTATCGATCCGCGCCATCGCCTCTCCGATCTCGGCATCGCCAACCGCCACATGGTCGCCGTCGCCCGCGCGCTTTCGGTCGATGCCAGCGTCGTCATCATGGACGAGCCGACGGCGGCGTTGTCGCAGAAGGAGATCGAGGAGCTTTATGAACTGGTCGAAAAGCTCAAGCGCGACGGCAAGGCGATCCTGTTCATTTCCCACAAGTTCGACGAGATCTTCCGCATCGCCGATCGCTACACCGTCTTCCGCGATGGCGAGATGGTGGGCGAGGGGAAGATCGCCGAGACCGATGAAAACACGCTGGTCGAACTCATGGTCGGCCGCCCGGTCGATCAGGTGTTTCCCAAGCAGGAGGTCGAAATCGGCGGCCCGGTGCTCACCGTTGCCGGCTATCGCCATCCGACTGAGTTCGAGGACATCAATTTTACCCTCCGCAAAGGTGAAATTCTCGGCTTTTACGGGCTTGTCGGCGCGGGGCGTTCGGAATTCATGCAATCGCTGTTCGGCATCACGAAGCCCTCGGCCGGCGCCGTGCGCATCGATGACGAGATCGCCGTCATTCGCTCGCCGTCCGAAGCGGTCAGGCAGGGCATTGTCTATGTGCCGGAAGAGCGCGGGACGCAGGGGACGATCACGGCCATGCCGATCTTTGCCAACGTCACCCTGCCGTCGCTCACCAAAACCTCGAAGAGCGGCTTCATCCGCTTGGCGGAGGAGTTCGCGCTCGCCCGCGAGTTTACCGAACGGCTCGACTTGCGCGCGGCAAGCCTCGATCAGCCGGTCGGCAATCTCTCCGGCGGCAACCAGCAGAAGGTGGTGATCGCCAAATGGCTGGCGACAGAACCCAAGGTCATCATTCTCGATGAACCGACCAAGGGCATCGATATCGGTTCCAAGTCCGCCGTCCACGCCTTCATGAGCGAACTTGCGGGCAGGGGACTTTCGATCATCATGGTGTCGTCCGAAATCCCGGAGATTCTTGGCATGTCCGACCGTGTCATCGTCATGCGTGAAGGGCGGATGGCCGCCGAATTTTCCCGTGAAGAAATGACGGCGGAGAGGCTGGTGCGCGCGGCGGCCGGCATTGGGGAGGCGGCTTGA
- a CDS encoding ABC transporter permease: MMAGLFKHREALLLVAIVLLVGAIELRFPGFIAPRNLVSIYNDTAILIILALGQAAVILSRGIDLSIAANLALSGTIAALLNVAFPDLPVILLLAASVASGTLLGAINGLLVWRLSIPPIVVTLGTMTIYRGTIFLLTDGAWVNAHEMTAAFKAVPRATFLDLPVLSWVSLAAIAAMVVVFVYTRLGRAFYAVGGNPHAAVYTGISVGRTHFFAYLIAGSLAGLAGYLWVARYAVAYVDIASGFELDVVAACVIGGISIAGGAGTAIGAVLGALFLGIIKNALPVINISPFWQMAISGAVIIIAVIVNARGSRVKGRVILKKAEHAL; the protein is encoded by the coding sequence TTGATGGCGGGGCTGTTCAAACACCGCGAGGCGCTGCTTCTGGTCGCCATTGTACTTCTGGTCGGCGCGATCGAGCTGCGCTTTCCGGGCTTCATCGCCCCGCGCAATCTCGTCTCGATCTACAACGACACGGCCATCCTGATCATCCTTGCGCTCGGTCAGGCGGCGGTGATCCTGTCGCGCGGCATCGATCTTTCGATTGCTGCCAATCTGGCGCTTTCCGGCACCATCGCCGCCCTTCTCAATGTCGCCTTTCCGGATCTGCCGGTCATCCTGCTGCTCGCCGCTTCGGTCGCGAGCGGCACGCTGCTCGGCGCCATCAACGGTCTTCTGGTCTGGCGTCTGTCGATCCCGCCGATCGTCGTCACCCTCGGCACGATGACGATCTATCGCGGCACGATCTTTCTTCTGACCGATGGCGCCTGGGTGAACGCCCACGAGATGACGGCGGCCTTCAAGGCGGTGCCGCGTGCGACATTCCTCGATCTGCCGGTGCTGTCATGGGTGTCGCTTGCGGCCATCGCCGCCATGGTGGTGGTGTTCGTTTACACCCGCCTCGGCCGCGCCTTCTATGCTGTCGGCGGCAACCCGCACGCCGCCGTCTACACCGGCATCTCGGTGGGACGGACGCATTTCTTCGCCTACCTGATTGCCGGGAGCCTCGCCGGCCTTGCCGGCTATCTCTGGGTCGCGCGCTATGCCGTCGCCTATGTCGATATCGCCAGCGGCTTCGAGCTCGATGTCGTCGCCGCCTGCGTTATCGGCGGCATCTCGATTGCCGGCGGGGCAGGCACGGCGATCGGCGCCGTGCTCGGCGCGCTCTTCCTCGGCATCATCAAGAACGCCCTGCCGGTGATCAATATCTCGCCCTTCTGGCAGATGGCGATTTCCGGCGCGGTGATCATCATTGCCGTGATCGTCAACGCCCGCGGGTCTAGGGTAAAGGGGCGGGTCATCCTGAAGAAGGCGGAGCACGCGCTATGA
- a CDS encoding DeoR/GlpR family DNA-binding transcription regulator: MHEKERHRIILSAVQEKPVVTVAELVDLTESSEATIRRDIAALHVAKRLRRVRGGAEALSPPQFVGLAGRPFSVNQTMNARQKQAIAKAAVALCSDGDSVIINGGTTTFQMVHHLANRRLQVFTNSFPIAEHLLKHSKNTVMLSGGVIYREQNVILSPFENDVTRNFWAKRMFMGAQGVGPLGLMEADPLLIQAEQKLIDQAEELVVLVDSSKFAQRSSLILCGLKRISTVITDSGLQASDARMLEEAGISVIIADAEAMEETGSV, from the coding sequence ATGCACGAAAAAGAGCGTCATCGCATCATCCTGTCCGCCGTACAGGAAAAGCCGGTCGTGACCGTGGCGGAGCTCGTCGACCTGACGGAAAGCTCCGAGGCGACGATCAGGCGCGATATCGCCGCCCTGCATGTGGCCAAGCGTCTGCGCCGGGTGCGCGGCGGTGCGGAGGCGCTGAGCCCACCGCAATTCGTCGGCCTTGCCGGCAGGCCCTTTTCCGTCAACCAGACGATGAATGCCCGCCAGAAACAGGCGATCGCGAAAGCCGCCGTCGCGCTTTGCAGCGATGGCGATTCGGTGATCATCAATGGCGGCACGACGACGTTCCAGATGGTCCATCATCTGGCAAACCGTCGGCTGCAGGTGTTCACCAACTCGTTCCCGATCGCCGAGCATCTGCTGAAGCACTCGAAGAACACGGTGATGCTGTCGGGCGGGGTCATCTACCGGGAGCAGAACGTCATACTGAGCCCGTTTGAGAACGATGTGACCCGGAATTTCTGGGCGAAGCGGATGTTCATGGGCGCGCAAGGCGTCGGGCCGCTGGGGCTGATGGAAGCCGATCCGCTGCTGATCCAGGCGGAGCAGAAGCTGATCGACCAGGCCGAGGAACTGGTGGTTCTGGTTGATTCCTCGAAGTTTGCGCAGCGTTCGAGCCTGATTTTGTGCGGTCTGAAGCGGATTTCGACCGTGATTACGGATTCCGGCCTGCAGGCGTCCGACGCCCGCATGTTGGAGGAGGCCGGCATATCGGTGATCATCGCCGATGCCGAGGCCATGGAGGAAACCGGTTCGGTCTGA
- a CDS encoding LacI family DNA-binding transcriptional regulator, whose translation MKTATANDVARLAGVSRSAVSRTFSGNGFVSAEKREKILSAAAQLNYRPNALASSLASSQSNLVALILNRREEYRSPYFYNALVNAVQEAGFFPLVVVMDPAEDGTRTIARAFSYPVHGIIVMADSVHPGSTRGLVSATRPIVLNSNWTGDDAVDAMVVDHRGGIFAMVAALERSGHKTVAFIDGRSTSTESTTRRSNFINAVAASGLTLIAEGNGDYSYDTAAREAIRIIESGAAPDAFFCANDQMAFGVMDALRLTLGRRVPEDVSVIGYDGSPEARWASYGLATIRQRNEEMVSKVVSLLTEPLDHPRQFLITTEFIPRASIRGGG comes from the coding sequence TTGAAAACCGCAACGGCAAATGATGTGGCCCGGCTTGCCGGCGTTTCGCGCTCCGCGGTGTCGCGCACGTTTTCGGGCAATGGCTTCGTTTCCGCCGAGAAGCGCGAGAAGATCCTCTCCGCCGCCGCGCAGCTGAACTACCGGCCAAACGCGCTTGCCAGCAGTCTCGCCTCCAGCCAAAGCAATCTCGTCGCGCTGATCCTGAACCGTCGCGAGGAATACCGCTCGCCCTATTTCTACAACGCGCTGGTCAATGCCGTGCAGGAGGCAGGCTTCTTCCCGCTCGTCGTCGTCATGGATCCGGCCGAGGATGGCACGCGGACCATTGCCCGCGCCTTCTCCTATCCTGTCCACGGCATCATCGTCATGGCCGACAGCGTCCATCCCGGCTCCACCCGCGGTCTCGTCTCGGCAACCCGCCCGATCGTGCTTAACAGCAACTGGACCGGCGACGATGCTGTCGACGCCATGGTTGTCGATCACCGCGGCGGTATCTTTGCCATGGTCGCTGCACTCGAGCGCTCGGGCCACAAGACCGTCGCCTTCATCGATGGCCGGTCGACCTCCACCGAATCGACCACGCGGCGCTCGAATTTCATCAATGCCGTCGCCGCAAGCGGCCTGACGCTGATCGCCGAAGGCAACGGCGACTACAGCTATGACACCGCCGCCCGGGAGGCGATCCGCATCATTGAGAGCGGCGCTGCGCCAGATGCCTTCTTCTGCGCCAACGACCAGATGGCGTTCGGAGTCATGGATGCGCTGCGGCTGACGCTTGGCAGGCGGGTGCCGGAGGATGTCAGCGTGATCGGTTATGATGGCAGTCCGGAGGCGCGCTGGGCCTCCTATGGGCTTGCGACGATCCGGCAGCGCAACGAGGAAATGGTCTCGAAAGTCGTCTCGCTGCTGACCGAGCCGCTCGACCATCCGCGGCAGTTTCTGATCACCACCGAGTTTATCCCCCGCGCCTCGATCCGCGGCGGTGGCTGA